The following proteins are co-located in the Syngnathus scovelli strain Florida chromosome 21, RoL_Ssco_1.2, whole genome shotgun sequence genome:
- the si:rp71-1c10.7 gene encoding uncharacterized protein si:rp71-1c10.7, protein MDSHALCTICGFFVALLSAFHGTWAQKSKCGLSEFWNSDLDSCVPCAFCKQYPKTPSCNTCKLVEETSDVWKLAAISSFSVLAVILVGAALLIGVMVHRRKSHKLPLREPIEETAGPLYQA, encoded by the exons ATGGATTCCCACGCTTTATGCACAATTTGCGGATTTTTTGTGGCGTTGTTGAGCGCGTTCCACGGCACGTGGGCACAAAAAA GTAAATGTGGACTCTCGGAATTCTGGAATTCCGATCTGGACTCGTGCGTACCGTGTGCGTTTTGCAAGCAGTACCCCAAGACACCGTCGTGCAACACAT GCAAATTGGTGGAGGAAACGTCAGACGTGTGGAAGCTGGCGGCCATCAGTAGCTTTTCGGTGCTGGCCGTGATCCTGGTGGGCGCCGCGCTCCTCATCGGCGTCATGGTGCATCGCCGCAAGTCACACAAACTGCCTCTACGAG AACCAATTGAAGAAACTGCAGGGCCACTTTATCAAGCTTAA